The genome window ccagaaatctTGTATACGTACAAAAAACATATTTCTTTCCAATGTTTTGCACACgtgtttacatccatgttagtgagcatttctccttttccaagataatccatccacctgacaggtgtggcatatcaagaagttgattaaatagcatgatcattacacatgtacACTTGTGCGggggacaatgaaaggccactctaaaatgtgcagttttgtcacacaacacaaagccacagatgtctcaagttttgagggtgtgcaattggcatgctgacagtAAGAATGTCCACCATAGCTATTGCCAGAAAGTGAATGTTCACTATTGCCAGAaaatgaatgttcatttctctaccataagccgtctcCAATGTCGTGTTagagtacatccaaccggcctcacaaccgcagaccacgtgtaaccacggcaGCCCAGAGGACTTCCACatacggcttcttcacctgcgagatCGTTTGAGACctgccacccggacagctgatgaaactgtgggtttgcacaaccaaagaatgtctgcacaaactgtcagaaaacatctcagggaagctcatctgtatgcttgtcgtcctcaccagggtcttgacctgactgcaattcggcgtcgtaactgacttcagagGGAATATATTCATATTGCCACTGACAAGCTGGAGaattgtgctcttcacagatgaatcccggtttcaactgtaccgggcagatggcaaaAGGCATGTAAGGCGTCATGTGTACgagctgtttgctgatgtcaatgttgtgaacagagtgccccatggtgatggtggggttatggtatgggcaggaataagctacagacaacaaacacgactgcattttattgatggcaatttgaatgcacagagataccgtgacgagatcctgaggcccattgtcgtacaattcatccgccaccatcacctcacgTTTCAGCATAATCCGTACACAATTcccggaagctgaaaatgtcccagttcttccctggaaacccatttcattaagctcctgACGATCAGTTAttctgtatatatagtatatctgtgaccaacagatgcatatctgtattcccagtcatgtgaaatccgtagattagggcctaattaatttatttcaattgactgatttccttatatgaactataactataacaaaataacaatataacaaaataacaatataacaaaattgttgcatgttgcgtttatatttttgttcggtgtcCTTTCCCAGGTCTGCACAACACAATGTTGAACCTCTGCAACACAACTGAACATAATGCGGTTTCAAACTCCTGAAGGAGCTGAGTTCATTGACTTTCACACTGTTTCATTCCCCTAAAATGTTTCCGTTTTGAAGAGAGTTCAATGTAGCCATACCGCAAAATGGTCTCAGTCAGATGTCATCAAATGACCGAAGTTATAAGTAGGCCTAGAGACTGTATAAGCACTCTACAAGTACAACAGGTTTTTTGCTTTTGACTATATTTCCCCTTATTTGTTGAAGAATAATACTTACTATGACATTTGTTTTAGAGTCCTTTGAATGGCTTGGACACAGGAGCAATTGGCCGTTTCCATTTCTGACCCCTCATGTTTTTCGACTCAATGGCCTCAGGCAGGCTTGTACCCACAGTATAACCAAATCATCATACGTGGAGGGGGAGTATATAACACACAACAAATTGAATGTGCCTCGTTTTGCATTTGCTTTGCTTTTAGACGTTATGCATCTCCCTTCAAAGACAAGCACAGGCTTAGACGGAGAACGCAGTCTAAAGGTGGAtggctcgctcgctcgctcgctcgctgttGTTTTGTCAGTTTTCCCAAAATACTTCATATTTCAAAATGTTCAGTCACCTTGTAACTGCCATCCCCGGAGCTTTTCATCCCCTCAAACAGGTGAGAGTGTTTCTTAAAAGCACCGAGAGAAACATCAATTATCCTGCAAGAGAGAAACACAATGTCTAACTTTGCCACAGCTCAGGTGGCAAATACAACATAAGCAAGGGATTACTCTAAAACATTTTTAGGTCAGTGCTGTTCAGATGAGGACTGAAATGACTGCCAAGAATTACTCTTAGTTTCACGTCTGTGCTGCTCAGGTGAGTACTGAAATGACTGCAAGGAAttattcttattttcagtgatgATCAGATGAGGACTAAAATGAATTGTCTACGAGCAATGTATAGACCCGGATGACTCCAGGATATCACATAGCAAACAAGACCACCAGTGAACGTGCACTGATTGACAAAAGGCAAGACAAATACCTTTACAAGCTTTGATAAACAAAAGGTGATGCCACAGCACACTGAAGGTGAGATGGTCACTCAGAATGGAGACTCTACCTGTGTATCTCTGGGCTCTTTCTTGGCTTCATCATTTCCTTTTGTGCAGCTCTTCTTTGGTACATGGCAAATCGCTCATTTAGAGTAATTCCGTTGGATGGAAAGTGCTGTGCTGTAATCAACAGGAACCACAACTTGTTACACAACAGATAAGACAGTACATGCTGTGCCAATGCACTTTTTTATTACTTTCAATTCATAAGTTACACACAGTGTTAGCTTGTGACCATAGAAACAATATTTTCAGCTGTATCaaaggttatatatatattttaatgtgtGTTTATTAGCCTCATAGGATCATAAACGGTACAATACCCATGCAAATGTTTCATAGCAATGAAGAACATTTTTGGAAAACTTCTCGAAACCAAATTCCATTAGATAACATTTGTGCCTGAAAAACGACTCCATGTTTTTttggtgtacagcaatatttcTCCATAATCATTCCCACACAGGATTGCAGGGCTAGATAGGCATACTGGCCAAGCTATTTCACAAGCATTTGGCAACCCTTTTCAGATGACCTATTTAATGATATACTGTATAGGCTATATAAACCTTTTGATATCGCAATTGCACCTTAACTTGCACCTGTGTTAAAGCCCAGATAGCAGAGAGACTGGTCAGTTGCAAAGGATCAGGGGTGAGAGAGGTCAGTCACCTTTTATGTAGTGGACAATGGTGACAATGTGCTGTGCAAACAGCTCTGAGGGACTCCTTTGTAACTGTGTGGCCTGAATGTGCTGGAAGAAAGAGCGAAACTCCTGCTCCTTTTTAGTAGGATGCACAAGATCCCGTGATAACCGTCGCTCACCAACCATAACACCAGAGGAGCTGGGGAAagagacaaaacaacaacaacaaaaatgtcatTTGATGTTTCACCTTTGCCCTTTATGGCGGAAAAAAAACAGAGAACAAAGAGAATGGGATCTTTCTCATGAGACTTTTAAAAAACAACACCTGAAAGATTTAATCTGGAGGGGTCATTTCATTATCTCAATTGTCATAGCACACATCTTTATTCATTTTGATAAAGCTCATGGTTTCATAGAACTATGACTCAAAGAGGCTATAAAACATGGCCCAGGCCTGAGCCAAAGAGTGTGTCTCATGATTCATGACTTCCTGCTAATGGAGATTGAAACCTATCCAAGGCGTTAAGGCATCAGAGTCGTCTGTGTGAATCTATGTCGTGATGGTGCATACCGCTTACCTTGCCACGTCATCTCTGAGAGAATCCATTCTGACACTGAACTCTGCTCCTCTTTTCTCAGAGGCCCTTGGGGGAGAGTCCTCCCCCCTGACCATGAACATCTCTCGGTCAGAGTTCCTCCGTGGTGCGGATATGGGGGACGGGCTGGAGGCAGCTTTCTCCTTCCTCCTGTCTTTGCTGACGTTCTCCGGGGAGAAGCCTCTGAGCATGCCCGCTATGGCCTCTCTCTTGGCCAGGGCCGCAGCTATGGCCGCAGCCTTCTCCTGCTTCCGGCTGCGGTAAATCTCCTCCGCCATGGCATCAAGATCATCATCTTTGGCAGCCACCTGCATGTAGGCCAGGTCCTCCCACTTGCCGAAGCGCTCCTCAAATAGCTCGCGGGCCGAGAGGGTGACTTTGCTCTTTGGCTTGGGCGACTCATCGTCCTCCCGGTCATGCTCTTTGCGGAGCACCTTGGGATGGGGCTTGGGTATCAACTCCTCTTCCTCGCCACCGCAGGAAAAgaaaggggaggctttcaagaAGCGGTTCAACGACACATTCCCCTCATCGTCAAAGTCTTCCTTGTACTTCTCGTTCTCCCCTTTGTCAGGCTCTCTGTCAAAGATGCCCCCAGAGGCCTTCATGCCATTCCCTTTCTCCCGCTCCACATCCCCACCATTGGTTTTCATCTCTCTGCCATTCTCCCAACTGGACTGCGTTTTCTTATGATTGTGCTCTTCCAAGAACCTAGACAATggcgaagagagaaagagaaacaactGTGTTTAAATTTATCCTGAACAACAGTTCAGGTGAGTGCCCTGCAACTTCATTACAAAACCATGCGAAATAAATAAGGATGCTTGTCAATGGTGTAGGTAAAAATGGAAGACTTAGGGTAATGGAGGATAAAGTTATAAACATAGAATATGACGGCCAGCAAAAGACCCCCTTCTTCAAAGGCCCAAGCCATGAGGGATTTGTCATGGTTAGTGCAGCGTTGACTGgccaagaaaacacacacatctcaAAACGCCCAAGGGCCTGTAATGCCTTCTCAACTTACAAACTCCTGTTTCAGCATGCTATGACGACGACCACCACTTCCCCAAGGGCTTAGGGCCAAGAACAATTACGAGGGACAAATTATTCTATGTGGTGCATGACGCATTGGGAAAGAACCATGAattctaaatacttttttttttaaagactcaATACAATTGGCACATTACAACTATCTACTAACCTCAGTAAATGAAAGGTGTCAATAAATATGACAGATATTTCCTAGCCATGAAAAGGGTATTTGACCAAAATGTTGACAATAATCATGTGCTACAACGTGAACTTGGGGGCAGTAAATTCTTGCACCAAAAATGAGAAAAACATGGTAGTGTGTATGTTAACCTTTCACTTCTAAAGATATTTCATAAGTGGCAAAGAGAAAAGGAGACAAATAATTGTATTACCTTTTGAACACTGAAGAGATAGCTGCTTTATCTCCTGCCAGGTTGTCATCTTTAGAGAAGAAGCCAAAGCCAGAGAACACAGGTGTGGGGCTTTTCTGAGAAGGGCTTTTGGTGGAAGGTGAACTGCCCACTGTCTGAATCTGCCATGAGGGGGCACCATTGGAATTGGGGCCATTAGCATTAGTGCTTTTAGGAGAGGGACTAGACAGGGTCGAAGCTGGAGCGCCCTGACCAATGATAACAGCTGAGCGCACCTGAGGACTTGACCCCTTGGGGCTGGTGCTGTTGCTGTGATCCGTCACGCCCTGCCAGTTAGCCTTGGGCCTGTCCCCACTGGCGCCCCCATCAGGCCCTGCAGACCCCCCTGTGATCTCCACAGGCTCAccatgtcctcctcctcctactcctttCTTCTGGACCTCCTTGGAGGCAGAACGCTCCTCCTTGACATCCTTAGAGTTCTGCGTAGCCGACCCAGATCCCGACCTGCGTGTGGGAGAGGAGGAATgtgaggaagaggagtggtggGAGCGCCGGGATCGGGGCGAGGAAGAGCGGTCCGAGTACTTGGAGTGGCTGTGGGAATGAGGGCTACCAGAGCGCTTTTTAGGGGTACGGGATCGTCCCCGTCTCGGGCTGTGgggttgttgctgctgctgttgttgttgttgctgttgctgctgttgggGGTGCTGCCTGTAGTTCTGCCAATTATTGGGGCGGTAGTTGTTATAGCCGCCTCCACCACCCCTCTGGAAGCGTCCCCGTGGGAAGTAGCCACGCCCTCGGCCTCTGAAGTAGTAAGGCCTCCGGAAGCCTCGGTGGTAGCCCCGGAACTCGCGGTTATTATTCTGGTACTCCCTCGGGTAGTTCCGCTCTCGGTTATTGTGGGATGGAGAATGAGATCTGGAGCGCGAGCGAGTGCGGGACCTAGAGCTTTgaaagtgggagaaagagagaaggcagaaggGATACAGAGATGAAAGGGAGGGAAGACGAAGAGAAGATGACTGATTACACCTTCCATCGTATAAATATCATTAGAAAAAAGTACTTTGAGGAATAGGTGTGCAATGCTGTTTTTCTCAAGACTATAAACAACCTTATAGCCTGAGCAATACATTTGTTTGTGTTGCTTAATAAAGTGATGCTGTCCTCCTTCCAAGACCTTCCAAAACAACTAGTCCAACACATTTTGTTTCCAGTTCACATTGGGTCTACAGCTTAAAAAATAATCAAGTGCATGTTGGTTACgggggaaaaaaaagaaaaagtgaCAGATACTCATGTACTTAGCAGTTTTGTTTCTGTAAAGTACATCATAATCCCATGTACATGGCACACTGTGACGCATCAGTGTGCATCTGACAAATATATTAACAGAGGTAGCAAAACACATCTTAAAATGTAACTGCTGGGAAGTGGGAATACATGGGTGCACAATGGAAGCACTGGAGAAAAACAGACTTCAAGATTCGTCTAGAGAATATGGCTGTGAGGTCTACCCAGTCCACATGGTGGCTCCACAGCACCACGGACAGCAAAGCATAACAGAAGAAGTTTCTCCAGTTTCTAAACAATCTATCGCCTCTAAGTATTAAAAATTAAGTTGACACATATGGTCCTCTTAGCTACAGTAAAGAAAACAGTCTCATTTAAAGAGGATACATCGGAGACTACTCATATATCAGCACGATCCAACAATACATAGCCTGGTAAATAGTCCGAATCCTTTGATAACACGAGTTAAAAGTCATTAAAAATCTCAAACTGCTCAGCAGCTTTGCACTGCAGTCAATATCCCTACACAGGCAAAGATGGATAACTTGCACAAATATCAAGGAGAAATTCAAACTACAGTCAGTATTACAGAAGAATACCTACAATTACATCACTAAAAGCACACAAAATCGAAAAAGAAAACCACCATTGACAGAACAATCTAGTACTCCTAAGTAAGAGGCATCTGGAAACCTTTGAAGTAAACAACAAAGCCCTGCGGTACTACTCACCCAGTGTGTTTTGTCATTGGAATAAAGAGTGAGTTGAGAAGGTAGTGCACCGAGCAGCATTGCACACTCACATTGAAAGCAAGACACTCTGCATCTCTTATGCTGAGCACTAGTGGAAAGAGGCAGTCACATGGGCCATATGGGAAAAATGTCTAGTCTAATCCTTCAAAGCAAAAGGACGGGGCTCGACTTGCCAATTGCTCTGGCTGGCCAGTCTGCCCAGAAACATAGGCTAAAAGGAGaaattcagtcagtcagctactATATACAGGGATTTAGGACAGCTAAAATCACAGTTTTGTGATGGAAATGGCCTAATATTACATAATACAGCATTTTCAAACCAAACAATGTAGGCTATCTTTACATTGGATTTAAATTTCACTTGAAATGCTAAAGATTTGTGGGTAAATGCAGTACTTTTGATGAAGGAACATTTCATTGAATGCTTACATCTAAAATAAGTCATGTTTGTGCGTGTGCCGTCTTGTACTGCGAGAGGGTTACATTTCATACACTGTAAACAGTGATAGGCCGATCCAGGTCCAGCATTGACTTGCAGGTTCAAGCCATCTCTTTTCTGAACTCATAGAACTCAAGACCATGGCTTAATAGTGCCATGCAGTGCCACTCCACGGAGAAGAGCTGCCATGCATTTCAGACTTCACAAAACAATTCTGCCAGCAGCAAGAGTGGCCGGTGGTGTCACACTCAAACTAGTTTCCCTTGCAAATGAACATTGTAGCCGAATGACAGATTCATTTCCATTTAGGGCTACACATCATAGTAAAAGCACTAGGTAGATGTTGAACATGTAGCCTATTAAGGAATGCCAATATCGTAGtaagggaaaaggggatacctagtcagttgtactgaatgcattcaactgaaatgtgtcttccgcatttaacccaacccctcccgaatcagagaggtgcgggtcATGCAAATCATTCTGAAATGTTTCTGGTGCAAGTCAAAGGCCTGTGTAGTAGTGGGAGAACTCGTTACAATAGCCAAGAACCAAGTCTCACTGAGGCAAGTGGGCCATCACAGCACCAGAGCTCTTTCCCAGACACATCAATTTCCTTTGTATAAAGTGCACTAGACCCTGGGTAAGTCCATCAGAAAGCTGTTGTCGCTCTGCAGTTAATATGAGTGCCAACTCAACATAAAGCACAGGAAATGCATGGGTTGAGGCAGGAAATCAGAAAGTGTATGCTTCAGCACCACTGCAACCCCTTCCAAGCACACTCAAATATAACACCATGGACAGCTGCAGAAAGactggggtgtcagctatgacatgacaccttgacTGTAACGAGtccgctgagagtcgggaagcaagttcagggagtgagtgagtgttttaattCATTAATAAACCAACCAacacgaaacacaaacaacgcaccgacatgaaacagagtcaataacacctgaggaaagaaccaaggggagtgacagatatcgggaagataatcaaggaggtgatggagtccaggtgagtgtcatgaggcactGGTGCGCTTggcgatggtgacaggtgtgcaggataatcagcagcctgatgacctagaggctggagagggagcatACGTGACATTGactttgaaaaaatatatattttggttattgaactacactaagtgaagtggatttacacccaTTAACAGAATTGCCTTAAAGGAATTTCATCATGGGTCTCTGATCTGACCTACACATAAATGCATAACTATGGAcatgaatgtcattctcttcatggtgatgtatcctgaataggCACACAAAGGTGGAAATATGCAGTATCCTCCTTTGCATATTTGGGTATTATTTTTAATGAGCTCCGCCACCAAACAAGACCCTATTTGGTCAATCCGGACCGGACCAAATATGAACCAGTCATTgacgtctatgtttcacaagtttggacatcaaagtacagcacagtagagctcagtagagtatagtaaagtacagcacagcacagtagtgctcagtagagtatagtagagtacagcagagtagaatTCAGTGCAGTACAGtcgagttcagtagagtagagtatattaAAGTAGAGTAGAATTTAGTAAAGTAAAGTATAATTCAGTTCAGAACATTATTCGGAACTGTACAGTTCAGTACAATACATTATAGTGTACTCCACTCTAGTGTGGTCTactgtgtactgtactgaactctactccacTCTATTCTCGAGTACCTAACAATACACTGCTTTTctttactttactgtactctactgtgttctactgtactgtaatgccTTCCAATTTTGTGTAACATAGatatctatgattggttcagatttggtccgatCTGGGCCAAATGGAGGATGAGGATGCTgctggttacagtaaatggaaagagaggTGGCTCATGGGTAGATGtcagtaagagctgtgagaggtgacattaattggaggtagagaaggagagagagagggggggagttgTCCGACTCTTCACACTCTTGCCACCACCTGACGACAGAAATAGAAAGGAAACCATTATCAGCTGAACATAACCATATTCCAGTGGAAGgaaggacagtagcaggtgacccaactgtggtttgtgactactatgatttcCCATTTTTGCCTATTAAAATAGCTGAAATTCTGTTACCGATCTTTCTGAAATTCTGTTACCGATTTGGTCGCAGAATTACAAGTTTTATCcacttaataattcataaacaaaGTGTATATTAGTAAAAACACTATAACTAATTGAtaggtctacctttacttgttaTTTCTGTGAATTTtaattatcctctctcctcttattagaaattagaaaatatcttaaagataGAATATGTGGGATATTGGTAACAGAATTTAAAGgcacaaggcaatgtttcttaaacttacTGAAGGCAGAAAACATGGTAAGTGTTGATATTATttggcaggggtctttacttCAACATGGTTGTGTTTTTATGTATTTCTAATACCTTTTATGACTTTTTCTGGTAGACGTATTATAAGACCCCTTTTCCATGTTTGACAAGAAATCAAAGCCTTCGCTTATTCCAGCTTTAAATAACGTGCAGCTTATAAAGGCTTTATAAAGCCTTcataaacactacataaatgtgttacaaataatatatatatatatttattttgaacctttatttaactaggcaagtcagttaagaacaaattcctattttcaatgacggcctaggaacagtgggttaactgccttgttcagggtcagaacgacagatttgtaccttgtcagctcgggggtttgagcttgcaaccttccagtccaacgctctaaccactaggctaccctgccgcccccaataACTATATGTCATGCCTTATGAAGGGTTCATAAATGTGGCATAGCTGTGTGACATAACCcccaatgtcaaatgtgacataacccactatgtcaaatgtgacataaaCCTGTACATTATAAAAGGTGGCATAAGCACAGCCTAATAAACGCCTTATATATCATATTAAATTGAGGCTTCGCAAAGCATTTATAACCCTGTCAAGCATCTTGGTAGAGCattgcaatgccaggatagtggtTTCGATTCCCGGGGCCACCCATACTTAAAAATGTATTCAAGTAAGTCGCTTTGATTAAGAGCATCGGCAAAACTTGATATATTACATTATTCTAAAACATTTCTAGGATGGCCCAACTTATTTCCCTATATTGGACCTGACCTCAACTTCCCACAAAATGCAGTCACGCACAGCCAAAAAACATTGGTGTGGCCTTTTAAAATCAGTTAGAATTTTCACCTAATTCCATTTTCTCAGTTTAGTTTTTCCAGGATTCAGATTTCCCCAATATTTTCAATTTTTTCCTCAGTTTTTCCCCCACTTTTttaaatagaaaaacaacaaccTTAGATTTTCTGTGTCCACAACAATGCTCAAACCACATCAGGGGATGAGTTTTGAGGTCTGTGAAAAATCTAAgaaacttgtttttttttgtgtagTTGCCCTTTAATTCAGTGCTCATGCCCTGCACTGTTCTTTGGTTAGAGGGTTATCCGTAGTGCAGTAATCGCACATGTGATGATTATGTATTCCATATACAATGTTTTGTATTGTGACCGCCAATGGAATGGGTGGAGTAAATGGCCAGCAACACTTCATATTATTCAGAAGAATAATGAcaccatatatacagtaccagtcaccaactcattcaagggtttgtctttatatttactattttctaaattgtagaataatagtgaagacatcaaaactatgaaataacatcctgtggtaaccaaaaaagtgttaaacaaatcaaaatacattttatatttgagattcttcaatgtagccactttttgccttgatgacagctttgcttcactcttgacattctctcaaccagcttcatgaggtagtcacatggaatgcatttcagttaacaggtgtgccttgttaaaagttcatttgtggaatttctttccttcatgaggatagggggcagtattttcactttggattaataatgaactgcatcaaaatctgtcctagattgcaaatatatgcatattattattactattggttagaaaacactctgaagtttctaaaactgtttgaattatgtctgtgagtataacagaactcatagggcagacAATTTTCCAAACAAGGAGTGAAATTCTGAAAGTTGgagcaactttgacgtcatcgtcccctcctttcccaacaagatatggatctgcacttcctacgccttccactagacgtcctcattcagtagaaagtgtaatggagcatttgctgggaactttgacctaatgggagGGAAAGTAGTCAGTGTCGCAACAGAATGCAATTTTGCTGTGGCGCATTTCTCTGTGGGTGCTACAGCTGTTCAATTCGGCCCCAGATGAAAACGTatgatccggttggaacgttattggatatatatgataataacatcctgaagattgattctctacttagtttgaccagtttatttgaCCCGGAATATATCTTTTGGAAGTTTTCGTGCGAGTTATCTTGGACCAGCAGTCAGtttttgggcacgtgagctgGAAGTGATAGCAAATACAGCTacttggacactagtattggacattatggaacaaaacaatgatttattgtggaactaggactccttgcactacattctgctgaaagatcatcaaaggtaagggaatatttatgttgtaatttcgtatttctgactccaacatggcggttACGTCtaagcgccgtctcagattattgcaatgttaggctttttccgtaacgtcttaaaaaaatctgacacagcggttgcattaagaaccagtgtatctttaattatatgtagaacatgtatctttagtcaaagtttatgatgagtatttctgttatctggcgtagctttctataattcctccggatattttggaggcagttctgaacatggcgtaaatgtaaaccgagatttgtggatataaaaatgcatattattgaacaaaacataaatttattgtgtaacatgttatatgactgtcatctgatgaagattttcaagaggttagtgattcattttatttctaatcctgcttttgtgattttatctttggctggaaaaaaaatGGCAGCGTTTTTTCTTtggtttggtggtggtctaacatatatatgttgtgttttcgctgtaaaacatttttaaaaatctgacatgatgggtagatgaacaaggtgtttatctttcatttgaggtattggactt of Oncorhynchus gorbuscha isolate QuinsamMale2020 ecotype Even-year linkage group LG15, OgorEven_v1.0, whole genome shotgun sequence contains these proteins:
- the LOC123997594 gene encoding thyroid hormone receptor-associated protein 3-like isoform X1; the protein is MSKAMKSASKSRSHSRSRSSSRSRSRKHRYSSRSRTRSRSRSHSPSHNNRERNYPREYQNNNREFRGYHRGFRRPYYFRGRGRGYFPRGRFQRGGGGGYNNYRPNNWQNYRQHPQQQQQQQQQQQQQQPHSPRRGRSRTPKKRSGSPHSHSHSKYSDRSSSPRSRRSHHSSSSHSSSPTRRSGSGSATQNSKDVKEERSASKEVQKKGVGGGGHGEPVEITGGSAGPDGGASGDRPKANWQGVTDHSNSTSPKGSSPQVRSAVIIGQGAPASTLSSPSPKSTNANGPNSNGAPSWQIQTVGSSPSTKSPSQKSPTPVFSGFGFFSKDDNLAGDKAAISSVFKRFLEEHNHKKTQSSWENGREMKTNGGDVEREKGNGMKASGGIFDREPDKGENEKYKEDFDDEGNVSLNRFLKASPFFSCGGEEEELIPKPHPKVLRKEHDREDDESPKPKSKVTLSARELFEERFGKWEDLAYMQVAAKDDDLDAMAEEIYRSRKQEKAAAIAAALAKREAIAGMLRGFSPENVSKDRRKEKAASSPSPISAPRRNSDREMFMVRGEDSPPRASEKRGAEFSVRMDSLRDDVASSSGVMVGERRLSRDLVHPTKKEQEFRSFFQHIQATQLQRSPSELFAQHIVTIVHYIKAQHFPSNGITLNERFAMYQRRAAQKEMMKPRKSPEIHRIIDVSLGAFKKHSHLFEGMKSSGDGSYKDEGKKMKGDSMDLRLDIERRKKYSTRERDYKQDGGRDSGDSPEASMERSAEKSSKHHKKSNSSSRKNKKKPSRSRSSSSSAESHRGGDYPHKEPELKDEGFNKARLGPRGDYGGPTERGRGRGGFQFRIRGRCWNRGNYQENNANGNPPNMGIPVHPKNEDWDPEYTPKSRKYYLHDDREGARKWVDNRGRGNFLRGSRGRFIIRKASVGPPNNHTNNTSSPKWTHDKFQVNRGEEEGEPQEEETEKDHKDQEKSEDMENTEQ
- the LOC123997594 gene encoding thyroid hormone receptor-associated protein 3-like isoform X4 → MSKAMKSASKSRSHSRSRSSSRSRSRKHRYSSRSRTRSRSRSHSPSHNNRERNYPREYQNNNREFRGYHRGFRRPYYFRGRGRGYFPRGRFQRGGGGGYNNYRPNNWQNYRQHPQQQQQQQQQQQQQQPHSPRRGRSRTPKKRSGSPHSHSHSKYSDRSSSPRSRRSHHSSSSHSSSPTRRSGSGSATQNSKDVKEERSASKEVQKKGVGGGGHGEPVEITGGSAGPDGGASGDRPKANWQGVTDHSNSTSPKGSSPQVRSAVIIGQGAPASTLSSPSPKSTNANGPNSNGAPSWQIQTVGSSPSTKSPSQKSPTPVFSGFGFFSKDDNLAGDKAAISSVFKRFLEEHNHKKTQSSWENGREMKTNGGDVEREKGNGMKASGGIFDREPDKGENEKYKEDFDDEGNVSLNRFLKASPFFSCGGEEEELIPKPHPKVLRKEHDREDDESPKPKSKVTLSARELFEERFGKWEDLAYMQVAAKDDDLDAMAEEIYRSRKQEKAAAIAAALAKREAIAGMLRGFSPENVSKDRRKEKAASSPSPISAPRRNSDREMFMVRGEDSPPRASEKRGAEFSVRMDSLRDDVASSSGVMVGERRLSRDLVHPTKKEQEFRSFFQHIQATQLQRSPSELFAQHIVTIVHYIKAQHFPSNGITLNERFAMYQRRAAQKEMMKPRKSPEIHRIIDVSLGAFKKHSHLFEGMKSSGDGSYKDEGKKMKGDSMDLRLDIERRKKYSTRERDYKQDGGRDSGDSPEASMERSAEKSSKHHKKSNSSSRKNKKKPSRSRSSSSSAESHRGGDYPHKEPELKDEGFNKARLGPRGDYGGPTERGRGRGGFQFRIRGRCWNRGNYQENNANGNPPNMGIPVHPKNEDWDPEYTPKSRKYYLVA